Within the Tursiops truncatus isolate mTurTru1 chromosome 19, mTurTru1.mat.Y, whole genome shotgun sequence genome, the region CACCCCCACGGGCCACTGAGAGGTAACACGGATGGTCCTCCCTGGGCTAGAACTGTGTATGTCCTCCCCAGAGCAGCTCGGCACCCTCCCCTCTGTTGTCCGTGGTTGCCACACACCCTCTATGCTTACAGCCCTTCCATAGCCCCCTGCCCTGAGGATGAAGTCCAGGGCCACTGccttggcattcaaggccctcgCCACTCCCTCTGCGGCCTCGCTTCACCACGCTGCACCCCAGACTCCATCACTGTGAGATCCCCCCAAGCTGTGCTCACCCAGCCCCCTGAAAGGCTCAATCCCCGCCTTTCAGAGCTTCCCTCCAATCCCACTGGACCCTTGGTTCTAGGTAGGAagtgctccccccacccctgcaaccCTCTCAGCCAGTGCAGGCTGGTTATTATCTGTGGGATTTATTAACCAACCAGGCTTCCTACGAGCCCATTGGGATGGCTGAAAACAGCCTGAAAACCAAGGAGCCAGCAAGTAAGTGATCGGGCACAACAGTAACTTCATGCCAGTCCACGTTCCTGGGGCCAATGCCACCCCTGGGGAGAATCAGTAAAAGGCAGCCCCTTGAGGCCACCTCAGCCTCGAGACAGAGCTCGCGGCTCAGCAAGCAAAGCACAAGCTGGATTCCAACCCCCAGCTGTCCCTTCGGCCACGTATCCTTGGATGGTGAACAACCTGCACAACTGGATGAGGCGGCCCTGCGCTCACATGTAGCGGAATCAGGAAGGGAGCTTGTTAATAATACAGGCCCTGTTCCCAGAGTTTCCAATTCAGTCCATATGGGCTAGAACACAGGAGGCTGCATTTATAAAATAGCTCCCCTGGTGATAGTGACACCTGGCCAGGATGGGGAAGCCCAGACTCAGGAGACAAGAGCACAGTcagtaataacagtaataatggtAATGGCGAACTCTCATATAATGCCTtctgtactatgtgccaggctctgttttcCGCACTGTAGTATGCGCATCaattcatttactcctcacaacaacccccACTGTCATCTCCACTTtaaagaggcacagagaggttaagcagcttgttcaaggtcacacagctagggacttccctggaggttcagtggttaggactccacgcttccactacaggggaaTGGGTTCGAtatctggtcggggaactaagatcccacatgccatgcggtgtggccaccaaaaaaaaaaaaaaaaaaagctaaaaaaaaaaggtcacacagctagaacaCGGTAGAActagattcaaacccaggcagtctggttctAAAACACACACCCTTCCCACGTCACTAAGCATGCAGTGAGTGGCCGTGAACACTTGTATCCCACTAGCCACATGCCAGCCCTGTATCCAGTGTTCCTCACAGATTCACTCATTTcctcctcacaacagccctaccAGGCAGGTCTTGCTATtatacccattttccagatgaggaaatcgagggACAGAGAGATCAAGAAACCTGCCCAAGGTTGTGTTGAGtaaataaggaaaggaaaggaagcacAGCACGAAGCAGGAATaatccacaaaaagagaaataaaacgaTAGGGTGGCCTGACCTGGCTGAACACCAAGGAGCAGGCTTGGTGGGGTGGGCCGCTTACCTTGGAGGCCCGCAGGCCCATGAAGGCAGtgaagagcagcagcagcagggaggTGGCCATCTTGAGGTCGGAGAGCACCACCATGCCCACATTGACGAAGAACACCACACCCGAGACGACCAACGTGAAATTGAGCAGGGCCCGCTGTAGGGTGGGCGTGCGCACCTTCAGCTCGGGCAGCAGCTGCTCCAGGCCCTCCAACGGTATGTCCTTGAAGCTCTTCAGCACCAAGTGCCCCCGCTTCGCTCGGGCTGCTAGCACCACCCGCTTAAAGTATCTCCTGATGGCCAGAGATGGAGGGGCAACGATGGTCAGGACCACCCCAGGGCGCCCCACTCCAACCCTAGGACACTCTCTCTGGCTCTGTAGTCAcatcatcattttaaaagctAATTAACAATGGTGGGAGGAAAGTCAGACATAAGTGTCCAACAATAAGGGGTCAGTGACATGATACAATCCCTTATTattggacacataggttgcttctgATTTTAAGAACTTGAAAAATGAGAGCTAAGATTCTTTagttaattatcttttttattatttgttaattgaagtatagttgatttacaatattgtgttagtttcctgtgtacagcgaagtgatttaGTTGCACAGGGAGTTTATTACTTTAGTTaattttcaaattcaaattctgtACATATTTCAGAGTATCTGCTAGGTGCCAGGGAGTGCTATTTAGCTCTGGAGAGACAACACTGAATTTGTGGAGCTGCCTTTGTTGAGCTTATGGTCCAGCATGAGAGACAGATAATTAAACACAGAGTCTGCGCGTATAAGTATGTCCTTGGAATAGATTCCTGGAAGTGGAACTACTGGTTTAAGGGATATAACAgactttttgtctttgtttttttttgttttttttttttgtttttttgcagtacgcaggcctctcactgttgcggcctctcccattgcggagcacaggctccggacgcgcaggctcagcggccatggctcacgggcccagccgctccgcagcatgtgggatcttcctggaccggggcacgaacccgtgtcccctgcatcggcaggcggactctcaaccactgcgccatcagggaagcccttgtctttggtttttgttgtgttttgtttttggattcGTAACTGTATTTGATACACTGATTTCCAGAAGGATTGGGTGACTGACAGGTCCATTGGCTGACTGTGAGAAGGTCTGGCTCTCCTGACCCTACTCTGTATTTGAATATCTATTAAAAACATAATGTTCATCAGAATCCTGGCGGTACCACTTTTTCAGAATTTGgtcttccctctctgagcctcagttttcctcatttggaaaatggagaaaaatgtccTTACCCTTTCTCTTCCCCTGGGAATTGTAGTTCTTACTTCTCCTTAGAAAGAAAAGGCAGTATTTGATTCACCTCTCCCCCTTTCTTGGCTTCCCACCCGGGTCCCAGACACCCAAATCCAGACACTGACCTGTCAGTCCCCTCTCGACTCTAACCTTGCTCCCTCTCGCTGTAGCTGGGGAACCAAAGGCCGCCTCACCTCTCTGCAGGGGGCGACTTGAAGAAGCCATGCTTGAAGCCCACGCTGGACTTACGGGGCATCTGCCCGACTCGCTGGCCCAGGGCCCAGAACTGCATGTAGATATACTGGTCCAAATTTATCGTCACCTGCCAAGGGGGAAGAAGGAAACAGGGGCAGCTGAGCATAAGCTAGGGTGTGAGTGTGGAATACTCGAATTAGATGCCCCTGCCCCCGATGATCCCCTGCCCCACTTCCCAGGCTTATCATCACCCAGTGTGTAGGCAGAACAGCCATGTATGGTTGTTCATGTTGTATACTGCACAAGGGCACACCACCCAAGATGGTGCCATTCACATCACAGTCATCTTTATTACCGTATTTCCTAGAATCTAAGATGCCACTGATTTTAAGATActctataatttattattttatgaagcaactaaaagggaaaatatattgcCAATTAAACTATTTCACACTACCCCCCCCTTGTAAGTCACATCCCAATTTCAGAGACAGTAAAGTATGACTTCAGAAAAAAAGCACAtcttaaaaatcactaaaatgtGGAAATCTGGAAGATTTtagtatttttgttataattttgttgactttcttttttcttttggccgcacccCATGGCTTATGGCATCTTCTTAGGTTcctgaccaggggtggaacctgCACCCCAGCAGTGAAACCgctgactcctaaccactggactgccagggaattccctaattttGTTGACTTTAATGGTATTTTGTActgatattatttattatagtcagccctccatatccgtgAGTTTCACATCATTGATTCAACCAACTACggcatggagaaaaaaattttttaattccagaaagttccagaaagcaaaactggAATTTTCTGTGTACCACCAACTactttacatagcatttacactgtattaggtattataagtaatcagAGATGACAAAGTATGCAGGAGGATGTGCATATATATaggcaaatactatgccatttcacataagagacttgagcatccggGGATTTTTATATCtacaggggtcctggaaccaatcccccccATACCAAAGGACAGCTGTATTGGTTTTCTGGCAAATGGTGATAAAGTCTCTAGTCCTAAGAAGACCTGTATCTTATGATACTTTTCCAACAGATGGCAGTGAAGTGACCTGAGAAAGAGGCACCTTTTTCTAATTCACCAAAGGTGCCACAAGTGCTGGTGCCCTGTGCTCAGGACTACAACTCCCAGCAGGCTCTGCTTCCCAAAGACTCCACCCCTACCCCAAGGCATCCTGGGAGTTTTGGTTCTCCTCTGGAAGACAAGCACCTGGACCACATCCTGAGGGTGATGGACCACCAGAGCATAGGCCAGGGTGTCCTCTGAGAGCGGGGAGAAGTTGGCCTGGGCCAGCAGGGGCTCCAGAGCCCGAAGAACCTCCTGTTCATTGGACAGACGCTGGGGGTCTGTAAGTGAAGGCTGCTCAAGGGTCTCCCTGTCAGGGTTGATGGGGTCATACAAGGCCTGAggagagagtcagagagaagaaaaatgagctaGGTCACTGCATGAGGGATTGTGGGTACACATAAGGATGTTCCTGGCCCCATCCTTTAAATGATGGGGTACCCCATGGCTTGATTCTAggccctcttcccttctcttccctcaaGCTCACTCTAAGTCGCCTCGCCATCCCCTTGCCCTTAAACACCACCTCTGCGCAGATAACTACCTAACCCACATCTCCATTTCGGACCTCTCCTCCAAGTTCCAGACCTAATACCCATTTCCAGTGCATGAGCTCTGTCCTCCCCTTCTGCCACAGTAATAGAGGTGAAGGTGGCCACGGGGCTGCCCAGatagactacatttcccatctTCCTCTGAGAGGCTAGGTGTGGCTAGGAGAATTCATCAAtagaatgtgagcagaagtgacagGTACACCTTCTCCCTCACTTCTTGCCCCCCCTGCACTTTACACTCTTTCCTTGTTCTACCAGCTTAGAATGCTCTTCTGCCTACAACCCAGTTCTGAGCCCACAGAGATGAAGACTGTGCCCTAAGGGGATGGCAGAACAACAAGATGGAAGGAACTTGGATCCCGGCATCATCTCATGTGGAACAGAGCTGCCTATCCACCTTGGCCCACTTACCACAAGGCTGTTAAGTGGGAGAGAAAGAATCCTCCACCTCCTTTAAACTATTGCCTTATGGGGTCTGCTTGTTATAGCAGCTAAGCCTTTATAGGAACTAATACAAACTCTCCACTTGACATTTCTTTAGGGATGTCACAGTTGCCTCAAATCCAACATCAAGCCCACAAAATAACATCCTCTAATCCCTATCTTCCAACAAAATAACAATTCGAGGTGTCCCCTCCCAAAGGTACCAGACCTAAATTGTACCATTGTAGATGCTGCAGACCTAGACATTTATCATCTTTTCATAAGGAAATAAAGGGTATAGAACAGCACCATCCAATAGAACTTCCTGCAATGATGGAAACATCTCCATGTGCACTATCCAATAGGTTGCAGCTGGCCACAGATGGCCACTGGGCACTTGAAACGTGATGGATGTAATTGAGGAATGggattttaaattgttatttaatttcaattatttcaaatttaCACAGCCACGTGTAGATAGTGACTATCATATTAGACAGCCCCAGGCTAGGGTAAGGGGTGCTTTCTTCTAATTTGCACATAGACCCTGGTACAGACATCAAGGTCAGTGTGGACATCCACTCACACAGACCCTCGCCTTCACAGCCTGAATTCATCCCTGCACAGGGGGGGAGAGTGTCTGACTCATGACCGTCCCCACCACCCCGCTCTCAGGCCCTCTATGTCCCACACTGGGGTCCTGAAACTCCTCCCcaatcccctcccccactccaccccacggTGCCCCCCATCTTCTCCATCTCAGAAGAGGCCAAGCCCATCCTTCCAGGTGCTCAGGCCCAAAGCCTTGGGTCACCCTggactcctctctttctccagCCCATCAGCAAATCCCGATGGCACCACACTCAGAATATTGATAGATCCAGAATCTGAGCACTTCTCACCCCCTGGACTGCTGTGGTGGCCTCAGTGCAGgactcccagctcccagctcccatcTCCCATCCTCACCCCCGTCTGTTCCCGGTACGGCCACCAGAGGGCGCGTGTCGTCATCTAAATCTGCTCACGCCTATTTTCTGCACAGAGCCCTCCCCTGGCTTCCACCTCACCTAGAGTCAAAGCAAAGTCCTCACTGTGTCCCACAAGGCCCTGCAGGATCTGGCCCCGGGTCCCCTCTTTGACTTCATCTTCAGCCCTGTCCCCCTTGGGCACTCAGCTCTAGCCCCACCAGCCACCTTGCTGTTCCTCCTTACACACCATGCACAcccctgccacagggcctttgcacttactattCCCACAGATCTCCATATGGCTCACTCTGGCCTCctttaggtctctgctcaaatgtcaccccctcactgaggccttccctgactaccctacctaaaattgcaaaaatacctctgatttctttttcttcttaattaggGTTACCAGATttagccaaaaagaaataaaatgcaggaCATCAAGTTAAATTGGATTTTCAGatcaacaacaaataattttttagtttaaGTATGTCCTATGCAATATATAAGGATTATATTACATGGacataattatacttaaaaaaaaaaactattcatagcttatctgaaattcaaatttaactgggtatagaaggttgaatagtgtcccctaAATATTCATGTCCCCTtggaacctcagaatatgacctcgggcttccctggtggcacagtgcttgagaatctgcctgccagtgcaggggacacgggtttgagccctggcctgggaagatcccacatgctgtggagcaactaatcccgtgtgtcacaactactgagcctgtgctccagagcccacgagccacaacaactgagcccgcatgccacaactactgaagcccacatgcctagagcccgtgctccgtaacaagagaagccacagcaatgagaagcccacgcaccgcaatgaagagtagcccctgctcgccacagctagagatagcccgcgtgcggcaacaaagaccaaatgcagccaaaaataataaaaataaaataaattaaaaaaaaaaagaatacgacctcatttggaaatagggtctttgcaggtataattaaggtaaggatcaaagtgagatcatactggattagggtgggccctaaatccaatgagagtgtccttataagagacagaaaaggacacacagagaagaaggcaatgtgaagatggagacagagattggagtgatgtgtccacaagccaaggattgCCGGCacccaccagaagctgggagagaagcATAGGATGGTTCCCTTCCTccgagcctccagaagaaaccaaccctgccaacaacgtgattttggacttccagcctcctgaGCTCTGAGAGAATAAATCTCTTGTTTTACGCCACCCAGTTGATGGTAATTTGCTATGGCAGCAGTAGGAAATGAGTAAACTGGGTGTTCTGTACTTTATCTGGCACCCCTATCCATGGTACTTAGCACCTCTTaacatattttacttctttacctTGTCAAgggtctgtctccctcactagaacATGACGCCATGAGGCAGATACACACATCTCAGGCTCACCGCTGTGTCCTGGGGGCTGGAACCATTCGGgggacacagtaggtgctcagtaaatatctagtGAGTGAATTCAATGAATAAATGCGTAGGAGAAAGGAGGAGCAGAGAGAGGTCACCTACCAAGGTCACCCGCACGCCTAGTGAACGACAAAGCTGGCGCCTGAACTGGGCTCTTCTTGTTCTTTGCCTGGTTCCTCAACGGACTTAGGTCACCAGCAAATGGTCACCCGGTGTGTCTCACTCACCTTTGGTGCTTCTACCCAACCCTCTCAGTGTCTCCATTTAAAATCTGCTGCCTCAGTGAGAATGTCTgtcttcactgtatattctttctgtttcaatatatttaaatgtttatataataatatatttttaaataacttttttaaaaagtgccccGAAGAAGAGCTTGGAGGCCAGGAGACAGGGGTGCAAATCCGAGCTCTGCCGCTTGGGACCTGTATGATCTTGGGCACATCTGGGCCCTCTTGGAGCTTCAGTTTCTGCTTCTGCAAATGGGGCTGATGGCAGCTGCTCCTCGGTTCTGCAGGAAGGAGTTGACGAGCCTGACACAGAGGGGCCGATGTTGCCCCTCATCGAAGCAAAGAGGAGAGCTATAGGGGGGCAGGAGTGGTAAAGGGTTAACTCGGCAGGCCTGGGTTGTCCAAACCCTGCACATTCCAAAGAACTGGTGGGCTCCTGGGAGGGAACCTCTAAGCCCTTGGACTGTCCTGCCTGATGGGAGTATCTTGGTTTACCAGGGGCTTGGGCCACACCTGATAGTCTGTGCTAACAATGTGATTCATGGTGGGGTCATGAAGTAGCAGTGTGACCTCTGGAGGGGCCGGAGACTAAGTAACTAAGATCAGCCACGTAGGCAGTCAGCCACGCCTGCCTGACCAACCACCAATAAAAACcctggacaccaaggctcaggtgagcttccctggtgggtgATACCCTGCGTGTTGTCATGCACCACTGATGAGAGAACGAAGCACTGTTCCTCTGACTCTGCTGGGAGAGGACAACTGGAAGCTCTCACCTGGTCTCTCCCGGACCCCgtctccttgcctttttcctttgtgattttgtctgttctccttttgctgtaataaactaGTACTGGGAgcataacagctttactgagctcTGTGAGCCCCTCGTGAAAATCAGTGAATCTGAGGGTGGTCCTGGAGATGCCCAACACAAGATCCGAGAGCAGGAGGAGGATGCTGAGAATTTGGCTTCCACCGTTTCCTGGAGTTCGGCTTCTCTCTGACTTCTCCTTGTCCAGCCCCCTCACTGCTTCCAGTTCCCCTTCCCGACCTCCGGACTGGCACTCACTCCTCAGGACTAATCCCTGTGGTGGTTGCATGCAGTACCATCTAGATACTTCCAGGGTTATTTCTTAGCCCAGCCCCTTCCCTTGACCTCCAGCCTGTGGGCATTCAAGTCCCTCTCTCTACCGGGCTGTCCAATAGGCAGCTCAAATTTCTGAGTCCAAAACTGAGCTCTCAATCTTCCCCACAGACCTGTCTCCTGCCCCCGACTCTGTCTTCCACGTCTCAGTAAGTGGCAGCTGCATCCTTCGGGAGGAGCAGACCTGAACCGCTGGAGGCCCCCttgactcctctctctctcaaggCCCCACCCACACAGCTGAATGCTGATGCCTTCGGACCATTAGCAACGTCTGACCACTTTTCACCACTTCCACTGCTATTACCCTTGTGGGAGCTGCCATTATCTCTCACTTGGACAACATAATAGACTCTTTAATAGATCTCCCTGCCTCTGACCGTCTTTTCCCTACATGGCAGCCAGAAGGATCCTATTGACACCCAAATCAGCTCATGACCCTCCTCTGCTCAGAGCCCACCTGCGGCGGCTCCCAGCTCACTTAGCATAAAAGCCAAGTCCTCTGCATGGCCCACAAGGCCAGGCACAATTTTCCCCCACTCCTTCTCTGCTCTCACCtcttgccctctctccctccagccagTGGTCCCATTGCCATTCCCCCAACACTCCAGGCCCtctctcacctcagggcctttgcacttgcttttcgctctgcctggaatgtccttccccAGACACCCACGAGGCTCGCTGCATCGCTTCCCTCAGGTCTTAACTCacctgtcacctcctcagagaaggcttccttgaCCACCCTGTCTAAAACAGGTGCCCTTCTCGTCCCTTTCTATTCCACCTTCAATAGCACTTACAACTCCTGGGTATCATATTTTACAATTATTGATTTATCATCTCCCCAATTGGAATGTCACTTCCACAAGGGCATGGCTTCATCTCTTCTGCTTACTGCTGCATGGCTTCATCTCTTCTGCTTACTGCTGCATTGccagtgcttagaacagggccAGGCTCCAAGTAAGCCCTCAGAGAATTTTTGCttaatgaatggataagcaaacaaGGATGACAGGGCCAGAGGGGCCCTGTCCTCACCTGCAGCTGGGCCAGGATGTGATGGTAGTGGAACAAGGTGCAAAAGTTCACGTGGGCCACGAACTCCTCCAAAGCCGCCTTCTCCGCAGGACTGGAATGGAACTCCTGTTACCTCGGGAAGCAAAACTTCTCTTTAGGCCTCTCCCTACTTCCTCATGGGGAGGAATTCTTTCCTGGGcaacccagacagaaaatcagagcTCTGGGCTCTTTAAGATTTGGGCGTGTTTTAGAAGGGACAAGGGTTGATCAATTTCACTGGCCAAGTAACTGAGGTAGCTCCAGAGAGTGAAAAACAGATGACTTGAAGAGCTAGATGTTCAGGTTCCCGCTTTGACACTTACTGGCCAGGAGTCACTCCTTAtttgtgtgccaggcgctgtttgCTGGCATGATATCATCCTCTAGAGGATGCAAGGAGGTTGATGGAATTATAACCCTCATTATTCAGAGGGGACACTTAGATTCAGAGAGGTCACTTGCTGAGGGCTACACTGTCTGTATAAAGAAAAGCTGAGACTACAATCCAGGCCTATCTGACTCCAGAGCACACATACTTAACCACTTCTTTATGCTTCCTATCTCGGTGCCCGGGGTGAATGTcatcacttctctgagcctgtttccttatcAGCAACAGAGGATCATACCCTCTTTCTCAAAAAAGCAATGGTGAGAATGTGATGTGATTATGTGTGTCCGTATATATACacgtgtgtttatgtgtgtgtacatatacttTTGTGTATGGATAAAGCCCAGCACAGGACTTAGTCCATACAGGTGTTTaatcaataattattaaatgaatgaatgataataCAGGATAATCACAAGTATGATGGCAACAGTGGGGTAAGCTGTTAGGGTCGAGCAAGTGCTACTTGCCTTCCCTTGTCCCCGCCCTGCTGTGGAGTCAGATCTGGGCCACTAGtcatgaccttgggtgagtcactgaCCTTTTCCTGATTCAGttacctcatttgtaaaatgagaatgatggTGGTACCTCTCTTATTGGGTTGTTCAATAATTCAATAATATGTGGGAAATGTTTAGCACAGTGCCATATAATAAGAGCTCTGTGTGATATCATTATAATTATAGCTTCGTGggtataataattattattaggcagtagtaatagtaatgatgaggatgattattatacccattttgtaGAGGGAAAAACCATGCCCCAGTGAGTGCTTGTTCCAGCCCCCAGAACAAGCTGGAGTCCGGAACTGCTGCGGCACCTATCTGCATCTCAAAGGTCAGTCCCCTGCATTCCAACTCACTCCACGCCCACCTGGGCCTATAAAGGGAATAGGAACTACAACTCCCAGGGGGCTCCAAGGCAGCCCTCTATAGCATGAAGGGCTGTACCGCCGCGAGGCCTGCCGGGATTCGTAGTTCCAAGGCTCTTGGACCCGGGGCGGGCTGTACCTTTATCAGGAGGCGGAGCAGCTGCTCTTTGGAGAACGGGATGAACCGCTCGCGGTACTGCTGGGACCAGTTGCGGGGTTCCGTGAGGTTCCACATCTTGCGGTACTCCCCCATCTTGGCCGCCAGCGATGACAGGGCCCGGGGGTGGTCGAGGAGCGCGGGCAACAGGGGCCATACTCGGACCCTGGATCCCCAGAACCCTCGGGTCACATGCAGCATGGCCAGACCCTTTCCCCGCAGCCTAAACGAGGGAAATGGGCATAAGTCAATGGTCATCTGGGGGTAAAGGCGCCCTCTCCACCTCCGTGTCCCAACTTCCAGGGGCCGTTTCTACCCCAGTAAGGGCTCAGAGCCCATCCGCCCGCCTCGTAGGCCCTTGCTGTGCGTCCCCTCCCACAGTGCTCAGTTGGCCTGAGTCCTAGGCAGGGGTCAGAGGTCTTCAAGTCCTGGAGCGTATTGCGGTCCCAGAAGCCCTGTGGTGGCACAACTAGTCTCTGCGGGGTCTAGGCGGCAGGTGGATCTTAAGCGCATAGGATATGCTCGGAAGGCTACATAGGGGTGCAGGGCCGCCCATCCCCGGC harbors:
- the TMEM143 gene encoding transmembrane protein 143 isoform X10, which encodes MTVERWLRLRGKGLAMLHVTRGFWGSRVRVWPLLPALLDHPRALSSLAAKMGEYRKMWNLTEPRNWSQQYRERFIPFSKEQLLRLLIKVTINLDQYIYMQFWALGQRVGQMPRKSSVGFKHGFFKSPPAERRYFKRVVLAARAKRGHLVLKSFKDIPLEGLEQLLPELKVRTPTLQRALLNFTLVVSGVVFFVNVGMVVLSDLKMATSLLLLLFTAFMGLRASKMFGQRRNVQALELAHMLYYRSTSNNSELLSALALRAQDEHTKEVMLAHSFLARRPRGTQGQPEEETSQWLQSEVENWLLAQSGCDVAFNGTRALAHLQALTPSIGMYPPPGFPKLDPLATITSPKAAPPSTDDPLTKPLCPAPPSQLVGN
- the TMEM143 gene encoding transmembrane protein 143 isoform X5; the protein is MTVERWLRLRGKGLAMLHVTRGFWGSRVRVWPLLPALLDHPRALSSLAAKMGEYRKMWNLTEPRNWSQQYRERFIPFSKEQLLRLLIKEFHSSPAEKAALEEFVAHVNFCTLFHYHHILAQLQALYDPINPDRETLEQPSLTDPQRLSNEQEVLRALEPLLAQANFSPLSEDTLAYALVVHHPQDVVQVTINLDQYIYMQFWALGQRVGQMPRKSSVGFKHGFFKSPPAERRYFKRVVLAARAKRGHLVLKSFKDIPLEGLEQLLPELKVRTPTLQRALLNFTLVVSGVVFFVNVGMVVLSDLKMATSLLLLLFTAFMGLRASKMFGQRRNVQALELAHMLYYRSTSNNSELLSALALRAQDEHTKEVMLAHSFLARRPRGTQGQPEEETSQWLQSEVENWLLAQSGCDVAFNGTRALAHLQALTPSIGMYPPPGFPKLDPLATITSPKAAPPSTDDPLTKPLCPAPPSQLVGN
- the TMEM143 gene encoding transmembrane protein 143 isoform X6, which translates into the protein MTIDLCPFPSFRLRGKGLAMLHVTRGFWGSRVRVWPLLPALLDHPRALSSLAAKMGEYRKMWNLTEPRNWSQQYRERFIPFSKEQLLRLLIKALYDPINPDRETLEQPSLTDPQRLSNEQEVLRALEPLLAQANFSPLSEDTLAYALVVHHPQDVVQVTINLDQYIYMQFWALGQRVGQMPRKSSVGFKHGFFKSPPAERRYFKRVVLAARAKRGHLVLKSFKDIPLEGLEQLLPELKVRTPTLQRALLNFTLVVSGVVFFVNVGMVVLSDLKMATSLLLLLFTAFMGLRASKMFGQRRNVQALELAHMLYYRSTSNNSELLSALALRAQDEHTKEVMLAHSFLARRPRGTQGQPEEETSQWLQSEVENWLLAQSGCDVAFNGTRALAHLQALTPSIGMYPPPGFPKLDPLATITSPKAAPPSTDDPLTKPLCPAPPSQLVGN
- the TMEM143 gene encoding transmembrane protein 143 isoform X8 — translated: MTIDLCPFPSFRLRGKGLAMLHVTRGFWGSRVRVWPLLPALLDHPRALSSLAAKMGEYRKMWNLTEPRNWSQQYRERFIPFSKEQLLRLLIKEFHSSPAEKAALEEFVAHVNFCTLFHYHHILAQLQVTINLDQYIYMQFWALGQRVGQMPRKSSVGFKHGFFKSPPAERRYFKRVVLAARAKRGHLVLKSFKDIPLEGLEQLLPELKVRTPTLQRALLNFTLVVSGVVFFVNVGMVVLSDLKMATSLLLLLFTAFMGLRASKMFGQRRNVQALELAHMLYYRSTSNNSELLSALALRAQDEHTKEVMLAHSFLARRPRGTQGQPEEETSQWLQSEVENWLLAQSGCDVAFNGTRALAHLQALTPSIGMYPPPGFPKLDPLATITSPKAAPPSTDDPLTKPLCPAPPSQLVGN